The stretch of DNA GCAGGCCGGTTAAGAACCAAGCAATCGCCCGGGCTTCCTTCGGATCAAAGACATAATCGCGGGAACCAGACGGTAGTAAAACATCGTCAAGCATAGTGCATCTTCACACCCCCTTTCCTAAAATTGAAATTACCCTCTTACTATATAAAGAGAAAAAAGGAGGCCTTTTTGATACCCCCTTGTCCCAAAAAATTTCTTTTTTTTAGATTTGATTTTTATCCTTTTCTAAAATCAAGCCGGATACTTATGAATCGCGTTCATTAACCAAAAAATCAAATCCGAATAGCATTCATTATAATGATTTGACCAACGGCTATATTTTTTAATCGCCGGATTTAGCTGACCAACCAGTTGAATAAAAGCTTCCTTATCGCCATTTTTAGCCCTGGCAACCAGTTCATGAAACTTTAATCTCCTCTTCAACAGCACTCAGCCTCCCCTCGTTTTTTCAGAATCGCTAAATAATCGGTTATGGATCACCTGCCAACTCCCCATGGCGGAAGCCGCCACTAGTAAGCCGTTAAGGATGCAAAGTGGAAGATTCCTCATTTTAAAGCTCCCCGTTGCGGTATCAACCAAAAAGATAATCCCCTCAGCGACCA from Desulfoscipio gibsoniae DSM 7213 encodes:
- a CDS encoding helix-turn-helix domain-containing protein, with protein sequence MKRRLKFHELVARAKNGDKEAFIQLVGQLNPAIKKYSRWSNHYNECYSDLIFWLMNAIHKYPA